The sequence below is a genomic window from Saccopteryx leptura isolate mSacLep1 chromosome 3, mSacLep1_pri_phased_curated, whole genome shotgun sequence.
caatcaatgaacaactaaggtgttgcaacgcgcaatgaaaaactaatgattgatgcttctcatctctctccattcctgtctgtctgtccctgtctttccctttctctgactcactctctgtctctgtaaaaaataaataaaacaaaacaaaacaaaacaaaacaaaaactttactTTATTACCATGagataaactttttcttttatgtgaaaCAGACTCCCAAATTGACTTCTTTCTAAATATTGTCAAATGTATACTTTCTTCCTATCTATTTTACTGATCATCATGGCAGCTGACCTCTGACTTCTCATTCTGTGTGTGAGAGCAGGAATTATcttctctgcattctctctctctaagatttttattgatttgacaggagaaagagaggagggaggaacaagaggcatcaactcatatttgcttcactttagttatacATTGCTTGCtttttgcttgtcatatgtgccttgattgggcaagcccagggttttaaaccagtgacctcagcattccaggtcaatgctttatatcCTACTATAGGGCAGGGTAcagtctctttattttattttattttattttattttattttattttattttattattttattttattttattttatttttttcagtgagaggaggggagataatgagacagactcctgcatgtgcctgaccaggatctacctggcagcaCACATCTGTTGGCTACTGCTCaaagcaactgaactatttttagtgcctgaggctaatgatcagaccagccaagccactggctgcagaagtgggagagaagggggagtggttAGGGGAGAGacgcagatggttgcttctgttgtATGTCTTgacgactggggattgaactcacaaagACTATATATCAGTcgacctctatccactgagccatctggccagggcctgcattctgttttaaatttagtttttttgcctaaccaggcagtggtgcagtggatagtgcgtcggactgggacgcagaggacccaggtttgaaaccccgagtcgCCAGCTTTACTGCAGGCTCATCTCCCCCccatcaacgcacatatgagaaagcaatcattgaacaaccaaggtgccacaacgaagaattgatgcttctcatctctctcctttcctttctgtctgtccctgtctgtccctctctctgtctctctctctgtctctttcacacacacacacacaaattttctttctgcactagatattttaaattttattcattctggCATCACTTAGGATATTTCCTACATGCTGAGTTCTGCTTTTACAGGTTTCTAGTTTTATTTGATGAACAAGAAAAGGTCTTGTTTACATGTTACATGAGTTCCAGTCCTAACTAGGCAATAACTTATGTCTGCTTCAGATGACTATTTTTACTAGTTTTCCTAATTCAGATTTTTCTTCAGTCTTACATGTTATCactgcatttattttattgaggtatttgtttttacttcatACTTTTAATGGTTTTACTAGGatttaattcacataccatacaatctacccatttaaattatattcttttttaagattttatttactgatactagagagggaaagagagagagagagtgtgtagtagtaatacttgctttttttttttagcgagagagagagagggacagacagacaggaagggagagtgatgagaagcatcagttttttgttggtaccttatttattcattgattgctttctcatatgtgctttgactggggggctacagcaaagcaagggacccctggctcaagccagcaatgtttgggctcaagccggctaccatggggtcatgtctatgatctcacgctcagggaccctgtgctcaagctggttagccctcactcaagctagatgagctcgTGCCTTggggccttggggtttcaaaactgtgtcctctgtgtcccaggttgatgctttatccactgtgccactgcctggtcaggcagtagttgcttcttgtatgtgccttgaccaggcaagccttgcgttttgaactggtgaccccagcattccaggtcaatgctttatccactgcaccactgcaagTCAGGCTTTAAATTATTATCTtatcagcggtagagcatcggcctagcgtgtggaggacccgggttcgattcccggccagggcacacaggagaagcgcccatttgcttctccacccctccgccacgctttcctctctgtctctctcttcccctcccgcagccaaggctccattggaacaaagatggcccgggcgctggggatggctctgtggcctctgcctcaggtgctagagtggctctggtcgcaacatggcaacgcccaggatgggcagagcatcgccccctggtaggcagagcgtcgcccctggtgggcgtgccgggtggatcccggtcgggcgcatgcgggagtctgtctgactgtctctccctgtttccagcttcagaaaaaatgaaaataaataaataaataaattatcttaattaatttttagtatattGATATAGTTGTGAAattatcaccacaatcaattttggaacattttatGTGTACATATTCTCATCATTGTCTTTATTCCTATAGCCTTATAGTTTTGAAATTGGAAAGAGTGAATGAATcgtccaattttgttctttttaagatGATTTTGACCTGAGGATCCTTTAATTTCCATTTGAATTTTTGAATATTCTTAtgaatttctgtttaaaaaaacccaccctgctaggatttttttttctttttttaaaaaaattttatttatttattttttacagagacagagagtgagtcagagagagagatagacagggatagacagataggaatggagacagatgagaagcatcaatcatcagtttttcattgggcgtttcgacaccttagttgttcattgattgctttctcatatgtgccctgaccgcgggccttcagcagaccgagtaaccctttgcttgatccagcgaccttgggttcaagctggtgggcttttttttttttttctcaaaccagatgagcccgcgctcaagctggcgaccttggggtctcgaacctgggtcctctgcatccaagtctgatgctctctccactgcgccacaactTGGTCGGGCCTGCTAGGTTTTTGATAcggattacattgaatctgttTGGATAGTGATTTCATCTTAACCATATTAAATATCCTTTTCCAGAATTTTTgggtgtcttttttaaattttttcctcagaatattatcttttattatgtaataaagggaattgttttcttgatttctattttctgattATTCATAGCTAggctctgaaaataaaattgattacCTTCCCCTCATATTCTAACAATAATTAGCCCCAGGTGACCAAGGTTCTTGTCATATGAAATTGCAGTTTCTCATTCAGTGATCTTTGTGATATGCTGTCATCTTGATTAGAAaatttctgcccccccccccaaaaaaaaaaaaaaaaaaaagaaaatttctgccCCCTGTGATTGCCTCCTACAGTTGATATGGTCGCTTAATTTGTTTAaaacacactcttttttttttttttctttttttttctttttcatttttctgaagctggaaacagggagagacagtcagacagactcccgcatgcgcccgaccgggatccacccggcacgcccaccatggggcgacgctctgcccaccagggggcgatgctctgcccatcctgggcgtcgccatgttgcgaccagagccactctagcgcctgaggcagaggccacagagccatccccagtgcccgggccatctttgctccaatggagccttggctgcgggaggggaagagagagacagagaggaaagcgcggcggaggggtggagaagcaaatgggcgcttctcctgtgtgccctggccgggaatcgaacccgggtcctccgcacgctaggaaaACACACTCTTAATAccataatatttttgaaacaaaCAGCAGTacagaaaatagattaaaaaaaatagaacttgtcCCTAGTGATTTCTTTAGTTTTGTTCTCAACAGAAGtactatataataaaaaataaacatcttagGTTAAATATAGCTATAAGGAAAATGATCACAGCTAAAAGAACAATCGGTGTTGGTCCCGGAAGTGTACTTTTAGAAGTCAGAATGAATAAGGTACCTTTGACCACATAAATGAAGGACGTGAGTCAGCTCCCTGGCCTTTTCTATATATGAGActatgggaatttttttttttgtatttttctgaagctggaaacggggagagacagtcagacagactcccgcatgcacccgactgggatccacccggcacacccaccagggggcgacgcgctgcccaccagggggcaatgctctgcccctccggggcgtcgctctcccgcgaccagagccactctagcgcctggggcagaggccaaggagccatccccagctcccgggccatcttttgctccaatggagccttggctgcgggaggggaaggggaagagagagacagagaggaaggagggggaggtggagaagcaaatgggcgcttctcctgaccctggccggttggctcaacggtagagcctcggcctagcgtgcggaggacccgggttcgattcccggccagggcacacaggagaagcgcccatttgcttctccacccctccgccacgctttcctctctgtctctctcttcccctcccgcagccaaggctccattggagcaaagatggcccgggcactggggatggctctgtggcctctgcctcaggcgctagagtggctctggtcgcaacatggcgacgcccaggatgggcagagcatcgccccctggtgggcagagcgtcgccccatggtgggcgtgccgggtggatcctggtcgggggcatgcgggagtctgtctgactgtctctccctgtttccagcttcagaaaaatggaaaaaaaaaaaatgggcgcttctcctatgtgccctggccgggaatcaaacccgggtcccccgcacgccaggctgacactctaccgctgagccaactggccagggcgagactATGGGAATTTTAAAGTCCCGAATTGGGAACATGCTTGAGGAACTTCTAGGAAGCTTGTCAGGATAGAGCAAAATGAGCAAATGGAAAAATGACATGAGGGAAGAACAATGGGGTGGCAGCGGGAGGTTCTGAGATACAGCGGGAGTTTCTGTTGAGGCCAGTGAAGACCTTGCTTTCATTCCAGATGAGCTCAGAAACCGTAAGGACTTTTGAGTATGGGACTAGTATTATTTAACTAGTTTTTTAAATGGACCGCTTTGCCTTACAATATAGAAGTTACACAAGGTAGACATTGTCAGGGAGGGAAGTGTACTGTTATATTcatgattttttattgattttagagacagaaagggacaagaacggagagagagaaggaggaaagagatgagaagcattaacttgtagttgcttcactttggtttttcattgatcgcttctcatacgtgctttgactgggggtctcaagctgagccagtgaccccgtgttcaagccagcaaccatggggtcatgtatatgattctattctcaagccggtgactctgtgctcaagctgatgagcccatgctcaagccagtgacctcagggtttcaaacctgtgtcctcagtgtcccaggttgatgctctatccactgtactacctcCTGATCAGGTGTCAATTGGTCTTTCTGGTAAGTAGCTTCATCCTGAGGCTATATAGGAACCCTGTGctaagtcacctcattaacataaactcagctattattgaaaaaaatttttttaatgtagaacaAAAGATATTCCTACCACTTAGGAAATTACAAGGGTATTACAAGATCAGTGTCAAGAACTgtggatgaagaccaaatatatttCTCATTCTACAATACATAGGACTGTCACTAAATAGTCACTTCACATGAAAGCATTttgtaaaaacagttttatttcgaACTAGGATTATGAGAGATTACAGAATAACTCACTGTTCTCTTTTTGCCTAGAACTCAGGAAAGTTGATCATCCTCTGCAACATCACTTGCAAAGTCCAAGTATTCAGAAGAGAGTAGAACGATGCTCTGAAATTGATATGTTTGCAAATACTGTTCATCAGAGCaaaggttattttttattaaaacaaaatcacagTATCTTTGAAAtacctgaaaaacatttaaaatcaaatataagTTTTGAAAACCCAAACAGAAGCTGTTATAACTTAAAGAACTCTGTTGAGTTGAGTGGAAATGGGACATCCATTCTGCATGGTGATCGTGAACAATTTTACACAAAAATTACATTGCCTGTTAGTACCAAAACCATTAATAATACATCCCAGGTCATTAAGCAACAGAGAACTCACATTATAGAGAATGCACATATGTGCActgagtgtgggaaagccttcatgAAGATGGCTCAgctcactgatcatcagagagtTCATACTAGAGAGAAACCTTATGGATGCAGTCAATGTGACAAAGCCTTCTCCAGAAAATCCAGGCTCATtgaacatcagcaaattcatatAGGTCTGAAACACAATGAATGCATTGAATGTGACAAAACCTTCCTCAAAAAGTCAGTGTTTAATATACATCAGAAAATTCACGTGGGACAGAAACCTTATATGTGTAGTGAATGTGGGAAACCATTCATCAAAAAGTGTCTTCTCATTTATCATGAGcgaactcatacaggagagaaaccatatgtATGTAATGAGTGTGGGAGAGGCTTCACCTTGAAGAGCTATTTTACCAGACATCATcgaactcatacaggagagaagccgTATATATGTaatgagtgtgggaaaggcttcaccCAGAAGAATCATCTTAATGTACATCAACGAACTCATACTTCAGAGAAACCCTATATgtgcaatgaatgtgggaaaggtttcACTGTGAAGAGTAGTCTTATTGGACATCAgcgaactcacacaggagagaaaccctatgtatgcagtgaatgtggaaaatGCTTCCCAACTAAGAACCAGCTGactgtacatcaaagaactcatacaggagagaaaccttatatatgcagtgaatgtgggaaaggctttacTGTGAAGAGTAATCTTAGTGTACATAAGCAAACTCATACTGCAGAAAAGCAGTACAAATGCAGTGAATGTGGTGAAGGCTTTAGAAAGAAAACACACCTTGTACAGCATCAGGTATTTCACTCAGAAAAGACTTCCTTTGCTTGTACCATATGTGGAAAATTCTTACTGAGCAAAAGTGGTCTCATTAcccatcagagaattcacacggGAGAAAAACCCTATGTATGTAATGAATGTGGAAAAGCTTTCACTACAAAGTCAGGACTCAATGTTCATCGAAGAAGACATACAGGAGAGAGGCCCTATGAGTGCAGTGACTGTGGGAAAGCTTTTGCAGTCTTGTCAATCCTTGTTAAACATAAGAGAATTCACAGGTAGTTACTGTTGGGAAAGTTTGTTTTCAATTGTATGCTTTCAAGATAATAgtatgcagccctggctggatagccctgtgttggttagagcatcctgaagtgcagagattgttggttcaatcctctgccagggcacatacaggaacagatcaatgttcctctctctctccccctccctctacctcTCCTGCCGTGACCTGCGCAACGAGTCTATTCCAGGGTCTGGAGTGGGAAATGGtatgaaattgaatgaaaaatagaaacttaAAGACATACAGGATAGGTTTGGGAGGATGCCACAGCTCCTTGCCAACAGTCACTATTGTCCTGGCCtatctgcaaaaacatggctgcccccagaaaacatccttctttattctctgggcaaggtgggccattagcaattcaatgatgtttccaaggcaacccaagaaaacCACCAGGTGCAGAAACCCCCCCACCATCTTAactttaaacaaagaagtaaCTAGCTTCCAGTCCTTCCGGGGAACATGGATGGGCAGGATGAGCactgaagcacagccctttgttaa
It includes:
- the LOC136399254 gene encoding zinc finger protein 615-like isoform X2, with the translated sequence MPDISRCDCGLYLGRVAAPGPRSEGPVPGRDVGDLQQPGVKYEAGKPDVLSKLEREEEPWAIQDELHNIVSPELRKVDHPLQHHLQSPSIQKRVERCSEIDMFANTVHQSKGYFLLKQNHSIFEIPEKHLKSNISFENPNRSCYNLKNSVELSGNGTSILHGDREQFYTKITLPVSTKTINNTSQVIKQQRTHIIENAHMCTECGKAFMKMAQLTDHQRVHTREKPYGCSQCDKAFSRKSRLIEHQQIHIGLKHNECIECDKTFLKKSVFNIHQKIHVGQKPYMCSECGKPFIKKCLLIYHERTHTGEKPYVCNECGRGFTLKSYFTRHHRTHTGEKPYICNECGKGFTQKNHLNVHQRTHTSEKPYMCNECGKGFTVKSSLIGHQRTHTGEKPYVCSECGKCFPTKNQLTVHQRTHTGEKPYICSECGKGFTVKSNLSVHKQTHTAEKQYKCSECGEGFRKKTHLVQHQVFHSEKTSFACTICGKFLLSKSGLITHQRIHTGEKPYVCNECGKAFTTKSGLNVHRRRHTGERPYECSDCGKAFAVLSILVKHKRIHR
- the LOC136399254 gene encoding zinc finger protein 615-like isoform X1, giving the protein MLQAQECLTFHDVTVDFTWEEWQLLDPDQKDLYRDVMLEIYSNLVSVEYEAGKPDVLSKLEREEEPWAIQDELHNIVSPELRKVDHPLQHHLQSPSIQKRVERCSEIDMFANTVHQSKGYFLLKQNHSIFEIPEKHLKSNISFENPNRSCYNLKNSVELSGNGTSILHGDREQFYTKITLPVSTKTINNTSQVIKQQRTHIIENAHMCTECGKAFMKMAQLTDHQRVHTREKPYGCSQCDKAFSRKSRLIEHQQIHIGLKHNECIECDKTFLKKSVFNIHQKIHVGQKPYMCSECGKPFIKKCLLIYHERTHTGEKPYVCNECGRGFTLKSYFTRHHRTHTGEKPYICNECGKGFTQKNHLNVHQRTHTSEKPYMCNECGKGFTVKSSLIGHQRTHTGEKPYVCSECGKCFPTKNQLTVHQRTHTGEKPYICSECGKGFTVKSNLSVHKQTHTAEKQYKCSECGEGFRKKTHLVQHQVFHSEKTSFACTICGKFLLSKSGLITHQRIHTGEKPYVCNECGKAFTTKSGLNVHRRRHTGERPYECSDCGKAFAVLSILVKHKRIHR